One region of Drosophila subobscura isolate 14011-0131.10 chromosome J, UCBerk_Dsub_1.0, whole genome shotgun sequence genomic DNA includes:
- the LOC117893507 gene encoding uncharacterized protein LOC117893507 isoform X2: MSPADDNSFATTSGNKKATYTLICIKVVELCLLICCLGLIDEPATNSHLRVFITPRVMALCYVTFGALTIYTAIYLIMALVGDLTPWRTATLWSLVAFCLFVAVTALLFRDWSTTKDRNYWHPNMHRLDLVMASASIALVTSLVYLLDILLTIRFGVHGDLE; the protein is encoded by the exons ATGTCGCCTGCAGATGACAACTCTTTTGCCACCACGAGTGGCAACAAAAAGGCCACATACACTCTTATATGCATCAAAGTTGTAGAGTTG TGCCTGTTAATATGCTGCCTTGGTCTGATCGACGAGCCGGCCACCAACTCCCACTTGCGAGTCTTCATCACACCCCGTGTAATGGCCCTCTGTTATGTGACCTTTGGAGCTCTGACCATCTATACGGCGATCTACCTGATAATGGCTCTGGTCGGTGATCT GACACCCTGGCGCACTGCAACGTTATGGTCCCTGGTGGCATTCTGTCTGTTTGTGGCCGTTACGGCTCTACTCTTCCGGGACTGGTCGACCACCAAGGATCGCAACTATTGGCACCCGAACATGCACCGTCTGGACCTGGTTATGGCATCAGCCTCTATTGCTCTGGTCACTTCCCTGGTGTATCTACTGGACATACTGCTGACCATTCGCTTCGGTGTCCATGGCGATTTGGAATGA
- the LOC117894358 gene encoding ecdysone 20-monooxygenase isoform X2 → MLMAVILLLALALVLGCYSAIHKHKIGATYLKPLLKNTRLEDCYHATPLVPEEQKLGLRRSIWDIPGPQRIPFLGTKWIFFVFFRRYKMTKLHEVYADLNRRYGDIVLEVMPSNVPIVHLYNREDLEKVLKYPSKYPFRPPTEIIVMYRQSRPDRYASVGIVNEQGAMWQLLRTSLTSSITSPRVLQNFLPALNAVCDDFIDLLRARRDPETLVVPNFEELANLMGLEAVCTLMLGRRMGFLATNAQQPQKISQLAAAVKQLFISQRDSYYGLGLWKYFPTKTYRDFARAEDLIYE, encoded by the exons ATGTTAATGGCCGTGATACTGTTGCTGGCCCTGGCACTTGTACTAGGCTGCTATAGCGCAATCCACAAGCACAAGATCGGAGCGACCTATCTTAAGCCGCTGCTGAAGAACACTCGGCTGGAGGACTGTTACCATGCCACGCCTCTCGTGCCGGAAGAGCAGAAGCTTGGTCTTCGTCGTAGCATCTGGGATATACCAGGTCCCCAGCGCATACCCTTCCTCGGAACCAAGTGGATATTCTTTGTCTTCTTTCGACGATACAAGATGACTAAGCTGCACGAGGTCTACGCAG ACCTCAATAGGAGGTACGGGGACATAGTACTGGAGGTGATGCCCTCCAATGTGCCTATCGTACATCTCTACAACCGCGAGGACCTGGAAAAGGTGCTCAAGTACCCCAGCAAGTATCCTTTTCGGCCCCCCACGGAGATTATTGTTATGTACCGGCAGTCTCGTCCGGATCGATATGCCAGCGTGGGAATCGTCAACGAGCAGGGTGCCATGTGGCAGCTACTACGCACATCGCTCACATCCAGCATCACTTCACCCCGGGTACTGCAAAACTTTCTGCCTGCCCTAAATGCCGTCTGCGATGACTTCATCGACCTGCTGAGGGCCAGACGCGATCCAGAGACCCTCGTCGTACCAAACTTTGAGGAGCTGGCCAATCTAATGGGTCTGGAGGCAGTATGCACTCTGATGCTGGGCCGTCGCATGGGCTTCCTGGCCACCAATGCCCAGCAGCCGCAAAAGATAAGTCAGCTAGCGGCGGCCGTCAAGCAACTGTTCATTTCACAGAGGGACTCCTACTACGGTCTGGGTCTGTGGAAGTACTTTCCGACGAAGACGTACCGGGACTTTGCTAGGGCCGAGGACTTGATCTATGAGTAG
- the LOC117894358 gene encoding ecdysone 20-monooxygenase isoform X1, protein MLMAVILLLALALVLGCYSAIHKHKIGATYLKPLLKNTRLEDCYHATPLVPEEQKLGLRRSIWDIPGPQRIPFLGTKWIFFVFFRRYKMTKLHEVYADLNRRYGDIVLEVMPSNVPIVHLYNREDLEKVLKYPSKYPFRPPTEIIVMYRQSRPDRYASVGIVNEQGAMWQLLRTSLTSSITSPRVLQNFLPALNAVCDDFIDLLRARRDPETLVVPNFEELANLMGLEAVCTLMLGRRMGFLATNAQQPQKISQLAAAVKQLFISQRDSYYGLGLWKYFPTKTYRDFARAEDLIYDVISEIIDNELEEHKKSAACDDEGDAGLRSVFLNILDLKDLDIRDKKSAIIDFIAAGIETLANTLLFVLSSVTEEPSAMTRILSEFCEYRDTNILQDALTNATFTKACIQESYRLRPTAFCLARILEEDMELSGYSLNAGTVVLCQNMIACQKDSNFQEAKKFSPKRWIDPVTENFTVNVDSASIVVPFGVGRRTCPGKRFVEMEVVLLLAKLVVAFDVSFVKPLETEFEFLLAPKTPLSLKLRDRVI, encoded by the exons ATGTTAATGGCCGTGATACTGTTGCTGGCCCTGGCACTTGTACTAGGCTGCTATAGCGCAATCCACAAGCACAAGATCGGAGCGACCTATCTTAAGCCGCTGCTGAAGAACACTCGGCTGGAGGACTGTTACCATGCCACGCCTCTCGTGCCGGAAGAGCAGAAGCTTGGTCTTCGTCGTAGCATCTGGGATATACCAGGTCCCCAGCGCATACCCTTCCTCGGAACCAAGTGGATATTCTTTGTCTTCTTTCGACGATACAAGATGACTAAGCTGCACGAGGTCTACGCAG ACCTCAATAGGAGGTACGGGGACATAGTACTGGAGGTGATGCCCTCCAATGTGCCTATCGTACATCTCTACAACCGCGAGGACCTGGAAAAGGTGCTCAAGTACCCCAGCAAGTATCCTTTTCGGCCCCCCACGGAGATTATTGTTATGTACCGGCAGTCTCGTCCGGATCGATATGCCAGCGTGGGAATCGTCAACGAGCAGGGTGCCATGTGGCAGCTACTACGCACATCGCTCACATCCAGCATCACTTCACCCCGGGTACTGCAAAACTTTCTGCCTGCCCTAAATGCCGTCTGCGATGACTTCATCGACCTGCTGAGGGCCAGACGCGATCCAGAGACCCTCGTCGTACCAAACTTTGAGGAGCTGGCCAATCTAATGGGTCTGGAGGCAGTATGCACTCTGATGCTGGGCCGTCGCATGGGCTTCCTGGCCACCAATGCCCAGCAGCCGCAAAAGATAAGTCAGCTAGCGGCGGCCGTCAAGCAACTGTTCATTTCACAGAGGGACTCCTACTACGGTCTGGGTCTGTGGAAGTACTTTCCGACGAAGACGTACCGGGACTTTGCTAGGGCCGAGGACTTGATCTATGA TGTCATCTCCGAGATCATCGACAatgagctggaggagcacaagAAGTCGGCTGCATGCGATGACGAAGGAGACGCTGGCCTGCGTAGTGTCTTTCTAAATATCCTGGACCTCAAGGATCTGGACATAAGGGACAAGAAGTCGGCTATTATTGACTTTATAGCTGCAGGCATTGAAACG cTAGCTAacactttgttgtttgtccTGAGCTCGGTGACCGAAGAACCTTCGGCAATGACCCGGATCCTGAGCGAGTTCTGTGAGTATCgggatacaaatattttgcaggATGCCCTCACAAACGCGACCTTTACGAAGGCCTGCATACAGGAGTCGTACAGACTAAGACCCACCGCCTTTTGTCTGGCCCGTATACTCGAGGAGGATATGGAGCTATCGGGTTACTCCCTTAATGCTGGG ACAGTAGTTCTCTGCCAAAACATGATAGCATGCCAAAAGGACAGCAACTTCCAAGAGGCAAAAAAGTTCTCCCCCAAGCGATGGATTGATCCTGTAACGGAAAACTTCACCGTGAATGTGGACAGTGCCAGCATTGTGGTTCCTTTCGGGGTGGGCCGAAGAACCTGTCCGGGCAAACGCTTCGTGGAAATGGAGGTGGTGCTGCTACTCGCAAAG CTGGTAGTGGCATTTGATGTGAGCTTTGTGAAGCCGCTGGAAACGGAGTTCGAGTTTCTTCTGGCCCCGAAAACGCCCCTAAGTCTGAAGCTCAGAGATCGTGTTATCTGA
- the LOC117893193 gene encoding putative uncharacterized transmembrane protein DDB_G0290641, producing the protein MRSIAFAVVIFVGILAYSNAAPQINLGNLAWLENILRGLGSQNSTIRFGNNTLIVSGVSTASANVNPSQVEPHRHNHHTHPLSNYPGYGYGYGGYWRMVPSVDGKIIGEPENSQSYESNDFAFEDETVEGIIEEDQSDEDHSFSDASSEAEDELGAEADEDQLDQEDLNESMDEEVDPEEEAADKELDDAESELPAEKTN; encoded by the coding sequence ATGCGCTCCATAGCATTCGCAGTTGTAATATTTGTCGGCATCCTGGCCTACAGCAATGCAGCTCCTCAGATTAACCTCGGCAATCTTGCCTGGCTGGAGAACATTCTCAGAGGCTTAGGATCCCAGAACTCCACCATTCGATTCGGCAACAATACTCTGATCGTATCGGGAGTGTCCACAGCAAGTGCCAACGTCAACCCGTCTCAAGTAGAGCCCCATCGTCACAATCATCATACTCATCCATTGAGTAACTATCctggctacggctacggctacggtgGTTACTGGCGTATGGTTCCATCTGTGGATGGCAAAATTATTGGAGAACCAGAGAACAGCCAATCTTATGAATCGAATGATTTTGCCTTTGAAGATGAAACTGTTGAGGGCATCATCGAAGAAGATCAATCTGACGAGGATCATTCATTTAGCGATGCTAGTTCAGAGGCTGAGGATGAGCTCGGTGCAGAAGCCGATGAAGATCAGCTTGACCAGGAGGATTTAAATGAATCCATGGATGAAGAGGTCGATCCCGAAGAAGAAGCCGCGGACAAGGAATTAGATGATGCCGAAAGCGAATTGCCCGCCGAGAAAACCAACTAA
- the LOC117893505 gene encoding ATP-dependent DNA helicase Q5: MTQESTVLEELKKHFGHTKFKSELQEKAIRCAVKKKQDVYVSMPTGSGKSLCFQLPGLMCESQLTIVFSPLLALIKDQIDHLTKLRVPADSLNSKMTLKERDRVIMDLRAVKTNLKFLYITPEQAATKFFQELLQTLHKHNKLGYFAVDEAHCVSQWGHDFRPDYLKLGELRSKYPDIVWLALTATASREVRDDIYKQLRLHQPVAQFSTPSFRKNLFYDIVYKNSIEDDFQHLADFAQHCLGDVKEFKAMAKPQRGCGIIYCRTRDQVERVAVGVSKQGIGAVAYHAGLKTAERTSVQEAWMRGDQPIICATNSFGMGVDKASVRFVIHWDVPQNVAAYYQESGRAGRDGMQSYCRLYYGREDVRSIRFLLQNDVHRARGRGDKELLTERALKQFEKISDFCESTGCRHKLFADFFGDPAPQCNGQCDVCKRPKNAEKALEMFHRLCMDDAFKSHISLQDCADLYEGGRAGVKRAAKDYAAGESGSDDDSGQSHSSMAKRAKKEAADFIQQQFKLRKQISAARQLEQEKCAQIARVHHAEATEKKISGLQHTQREKYLTAIIDALKANVEKCQEDEEQQPRSALRYNDYEALAVEMEYEVFRQQKVANMYRHALVKQISVIKQLTGKTKLMPLLADYVPKPQTTAKGAWTGGSVAYFERKLKELEEQKPLSLQETPKALKERKGFKQENSTQTSIASYFKKVKEEVKEETLMEGAEDTPQEPLAVKQEPGTEEETEKSCDNSSEETMAEESPKYRAELKGIVGDREFKLTANADGTFATHRRKRVSHELTKEKKPPKPAPPSLPLFASKEEREQALTAFKTARQVLEDKLEKLESKTDILGFIEAKKTVDNAHIKEVTSELRREWMEKQRRKDKVASQTEIKLGHNCTRESRAINKEPTVVGKESKEATSQLGGRKEIISEKRDQEESRHPNRKDQKTPVMQQKNDVSKNVVHWLNPYYKRKIANKELFKALAKLITSRICDGSLGDGDACKCYIKETFHGLQMINNDQDIEQFFNQYK; this comes from the exons ATGACACAAGAGAGCACCGTGCTCGAGGAGCTTAAGAAGCACTTTGGGCACACCAAGTTCAAGTCGGAGCTGCAGGAGAAAGCCATAAGATGTGCCGTGAAAA AGAAGCAGGATGTGTATGTATCGATGCCCACGGGTTCGGGCAAGTCACTGTGTTTCCAGCTGCCCGGACTCATGTGCGAGAGCCAGCTAACGATTGTTTTTTCGCCCTTATTGGCCCTAATTAAGGATCAGATCGATCACCTGACAAAGCTGAGAGTGCCCGCCGATTCGCTCAACTCCAAGATGACACTCAAGGAGAGGGACAGAGTTATCATGGATCTTCGTGCAGTCAAGACCAACCTCAAGTTCCTCTATATCACACCCGAACAGGCGGCTACAAAGTTCTTTcaggagctgctgcaaacCCTCCACAAGCACAATAAGCTGGGCTACTTTGCCGTGGACGAGGCGCACTGTGTTAGCCAGTGGGGCCACGACTTCCGACCCGACTACCTCAAGCTGGGGGAGCTGCGGTCCAAGTACCCGGACATCGTCTGGCTGGCCCTCACGGCCACCGCCTCCAGGGAGGTACGCGACGACATCTATAAGCAGCTGCGACTTCACCAGCCCGTGGCCCAATTCAGCACGCCCAGCTTCCGGAAGAATCTCTTCTATGACATTGTCTATAAAAACTCCATCGAGGACGACTTCCAGCACCTGGCCGACTTTGCCCAGCACTGTCTGGGCGACGTCAAGGAGTTTAAAGCCATGGCCAAGCCACAGCGTGGGTGCGGCATCATCTACTGTCGCACCCGAGATCAGGTAGAGCGTGTGGCTGTAGGTGTATCCAAGCAAGGCATCGGCGCCGTGGCTTATCACGCAGGCCTAAAGACCGCTGAGCGTACGTCCGTGCAGGAGGCTTGGATGCGGGGCGACCAGCCCATCATCTGCGCCACCAACAGTTTTGGCATGGGCGTGGACAAGGCCAGTGTTCGTTTCGTGATCCACTGGGATGTACCGCAGAATGTGGCCGCCTACTACCAGGAGTCGGGCCGAGCTGGACGCGATGGCATGCAGTCCTACTGCCGGCTCTACTACGGCCGGGAGGATGTGCGCAGCATTCGATTTCTTCTCCAGAACGACGTGCATCGAGCGCGTGGTCGAGGCGACAAGGAACTGCTCACGGAAAGGGCGCTGAAACAGTTCGAGAAGATCTCGGATTTCTGCGAGAGTACTGGCTGCAGGCACAAACTGTTTGCGGATTTCTTTGGGGATCCTGCGCCGCAATGCAACGGACAGTGCGATGTCTGCAAGCGGCCCAAGAACGCGGAAAAGGCCCTGGAGATGTTCCACCGCCTGTGCATGGATGACGCCTTCAAGTCACACATTTCCCTGCAGGACTGCGCTGATCTATATGAAG GTGGTCGAGCGGGTGTTAAGCGTGCAGCCAAGGACTATGCCGCCGGAGAGTCTGGCTCCGATGACGATTCCGGCCAGAGCCACTCGTCGATGGCCAAGCGGGCCAAGAAGGAAGCAGCGGACTTCATACAGCAGCAGTTCAAGCTGCGAAAACAAATCAGCGCTGCCCGCCAGCTGGAACAGGAAAAGTGTGCACAAATTGCCCGCGTGCATCACGCCGAGGCCACGGAGAAGAAGATCTCTGGCCTCCAGCACACCCAAAGAGAAAAGTATCTCACGGCCATCATTGACGCCCTCAAGGCGAATGTGGAGAAGTGCCAGGAGGACGAGGAACAGCAGCCCCGGAGCGCCCTCCGGTACAACGACTATGAGGCCTTAGCTGTCGAGATGGAGTATGAGGTGTTCCGGCAGCAAAAGGTGGCGAACATGTATCGTCATGCCTTGGTCAAGCAG ATTTCCGTCATTAAGCAGCTGACTGGGAAGACCAAACTGATGCCCCTGCTAGCTGACTACGTGCCCAAGCCTCAGACTACCGCGAAAGGAGCCTGGACGGGCGGCAGTGTGGCCTACTTTGAACGAAAACTGAAAGAATTGGAGGAGCAAAAGCCGCTGAGCCTCCAGGAAACACCCAAAGCTCTGAAGGAGAGGAAAGGCTTCAAACAGGAGAACAGTACGCAGACCTCCATTGCCAGCTACTTCAAGAAGGTAAAGGAAGAGGTAAAAGAAGAAACACTCATGGAAGGTGCAGAGGATACACCGCAGGAGCCTTTGGCTGTAAAACAAGAGCCAGGAACGGAGGAAGAAACGGAAAAGAGTTGTGACAACAGTTCAGAAGAAACAATGGCTGAAGAGAGCCCCAAGTATAGGGCCGAACTAAAAGGCATCGTTGGCGATAGAGAGTTTAAACTGACTGCCAATGCCGATGGCACCTTCGCCACCCATCGCAGAAAACGCGTCTCCCATGAGCTGACCAAAGAGAAAAAGCCTCCCAAACCCGCTCccccctctctgccactgttTGCTTCAAAGGAGGAAAGGGAACAAGCTCTGACCGCCTTCAAGACGGCTCGCCAAGTTCTCGAAGACAAGCTGGAAAAATTGGAAAGCAAAACAGATATCCTTGGCTTTATTGAAGCCAAAAAAACGGTGGACAACGCCCATATAAAAGAAGTCACTTCTGAGCTACGGAGAGAATGGATGGAGAAACAAAGGCGAAAAGACAAGGTTGCATCtcaaacagaaataaaattgGGACATAATTGCACAAGAGAAAGCAGAGCAATTAATAAAGAGCCAACGGTTGTGGGAAAAGAGTCAAAAGAAGCTACATCCCAACTAGGAGGGCGAAAAGAGATAATCTCCGAGAAAAGAGACCAAGAGGAGTCGAGACACCCAAATAGAAAAGACCAGAAAACGCCAGTTATGCAGCAAAAGAACGATGTAAGCAAGAATGTGGTACACTGGCTAAATCCCTACTATAAGCGAAAAATAGCCAACAAGGAGCTCTTCAAGGCCCTGGCCAAACTGATCACTAGCCGCATCTGCGACGGTAGTCTAG GCGATGGAGATGCTTGCAAATGCTACATCAAGGAGACCTTTCATGGCCTGCAGATGATTAACAACGATCAGGACATTGAGCAATTTTTCAACCAGTACAAATAA
- the LOC117893507 gene encoding uncharacterized protein LOC117893507 isoform X1 has translation MSYLRSIEISRVEMSPADDNSFATTSGNKKATYTLICIKVVELCLLICCLGLIDEPATNSHLRVFITPRVMALCYVTFGALTIYTAIYLIMALVGDLTPWRTATLWSLVAFCLFVAVTALLFRDWSTTKDRNYWHPNMHRLDLVMASASIALVTSLVYLLDILLTIRFGVHGDLE, from the exons ATGAGTTACTTACGATCGATAG AAATATCACGCGTGGAAATGTCGCCTGCAGATGACAACTCTTTTGCCACCACGAGTGGCAACAAAAAGGCCACATACACTCTTATATGCATCAAAGTTGTAGAGTTG TGCCTGTTAATATGCTGCCTTGGTCTGATCGACGAGCCGGCCACCAACTCCCACTTGCGAGTCTTCATCACACCCCGTGTAATGGCCCTCTGTTATGTGACCTTTGGAGCTCTGACCATCTATACGGCGATCTACCTGATAATGGCTCTGGTCGGTGATCT GACACCCTGGCGCACTGCAACGTTATGGTCCCTGGTGGCATTCTGTCTGTTTGTGGCCGTTACGGCTCTACTCTTCCGGGACTGGTCGACCACCAAGGATCGCAACTATTGGCACCCGAACATGCACCGTCTGGACCTGGTTATGGCATCAGCCTCTATTGCTCTGGTCACTTCCCTGGTGTATCTACTGGACATACTGCTGACCATTCGCTTCGGTGTCCATGGCGATTTGGAATGA
- the LOC117893194 gene encoding homeotic protein female sterile-like, protein MIGGVRTFYEQPYSWNFGRSKIRTSILRQWMIGGVRTLRHSVDNQNPKSPRCAQPVNGIVQPQVMPPPNRKGRVTNFLLKLRTAVNALSRNPSSLHFRRPVDAVKLNIRDYYEKIANPMDLNTIKKRFEYTYYWGGADVLEDILLIFENCRTYNSPDSTVFKAAVTLCECFWLSMAKMQQELHKECRAEAKTRRPRKASISKTSPLPKTPRQEKAVIPKKTNVEIEDLNQPKADDPLPSFWGRSQSTSESAPLQTVHACDTGPSWSWPTSGATISKSSC, encoded by the coding sequence ATGATAGGCGGCGTGAGGACATTCTACGAACAGCCTTATTCGTGGAACTTTGGCCGGTCCAAAATCAGAACCTCTATTCTCAGACAATGGATGATAGGCGGCGTGAGGACTTTGCGCCATTCGGTCGATAACCAGAACCCAAAGAGCCCCAGGTGTGCCCAGCCGGTAAATGGCATTGTGCAGCCCCAGGTGATGCCGCCACCCAATCGTAAGGGAAGGGTCACCAATTTCCTGTTAAAACTGAGAACCGCTGTGAATGCGTTGTCGCGCAACCCTTCCTCGCTGCACTTTCGCCGACCTGTCGATGCCGTGAAGCTGAACATCAGGGACTACTACGAAAAAATCGCAAACCCCATGGACTTGAACACAATCAAGAAAAGATTTGAGTACACATACTACTGGGGCGGTGCAGACGTCCTGGAGGACATTCTATTGATTTTCGAAAACTGCAGAACCTACAACAGTCCAGATTCGACCGTGTTTAAAGCTGCTGTCACCCTGTGCGAATGCTTTTGGCTGAGCATGGCGAAAATGCAGCAGGAATTGCACAAAGAGTGTAGGGCTGAGGCCAAGACCAGGCGTCCGCGGAAGGCATCCATTTCAAAAACTTCTCCATTGCCGAAGACCCCGCGCCAGGAAAAGGCTGTCATTCCGAAAAAGACTAATGTGGAAATCGAGGATTTAAATCAGCCAAAGGCAGACGATCCACTGCCCTCCTTTTGGGGCCGTTCCCAATCAACATCCGAATCGGCACCATTGCAAACAGTTCACGCCTGTGACACCGGCCCGTCGTGGTCGTGGCCGACCTCCGGGGCCACCATCTCAAAAAGCAGTTGTTGA